In Cicer arietinum cultivar CDC Frontier isolate Library 1 chromosome 7, Cicar.CDCFrontier_v2.0, whole genome shotgun sequence, a single window of DNA contains:
- the LOC101509036 gene encoding LOB domain-containing protein 19-like: MDYCGGKIGGNERSGPCGACKFLRRKCVKGCIFAPYFDSDQGTVHFAAVHKVFGASNASKLLMRIPSHKRLDAVVTLCYEALARSRDPLYGCVGHIFALQQQVMSLQAELTYVQHSLATMQRLPISVAPSLPNPQSSSPSLHSSSSHQLGTNADLQSASNMSMHFDPFQQLSTSLDSSSFFNQSDQQPQDEELQALAREFVSRYLPGVRFQPSNSH; the protein is encoded by the exons ATGGATTATTGTGGAGGAAAGATTGGTGGAAATGAAAGAAGTGGGCCTTGTGGTGCTTGCAAGTTTTTGAGGAGAAAGTGTGTGAAAGGTTGCATATTTGCACCATATTTTGACTCGGACCAAGGAACGGTTCATTTTGCAGCGGTTCACAAAGTATTTGGTGCTAGCAATGCCTCTAAGCTACTCATGCGTATTCCATCTCATAAGAGACTTGATGCTGTTGTTACTCTTTGCTATGAAGCTCTTGCTAGGTCTAGAGACCCTCTTTATGGTTGTGTTGGTCACATCTTTGCACTTCAACAAcag GTTATGAGCTTGCAGGCAGAGTTGACCTATGTTCAACACAGCCTTGCAACAATGCAACGCCTCCCAATTTCAGTAGCTCCATCTCTTCCAAACCCTCAAAGCTCATCGCCGAGTCTTCATTCCTCCTCGTCCCATCAGTTGGGAACAAATGCAGATTTGCAGAGTGCCTCTAACATGTCCATGCATTTTGATCCTTTTCAACAACTTTCAACATCATTGGACTCGAGCAGTTTCTTCAATCAATCAGATCAACAACCTCAGGATGAGGAACTCCAAGCTTTGGCTCGAGAATTTGTCTCTAGGTACTTGCCTGGAGTAAGATTCCAGCCATCTAATTCTCACTGA